One genomic segment of Corynebacterium durum includes these proteins:
- the deoD gene encoding purine-nucleoside phosphorylase has protein sequence MSQASTPHINPQGVPIAETVLMPGDPLRAQFIAETYLENPVQFNSVRNMLGFTGTYQGNLVSVMGSGMGMPSISIYAWELIHVFGAKRLIRVGSCGSLQQNLDLYDVVIAQSASTDSNFLQQYKLPGTYAPTGSWPLISAVLEQAQRQGVIPHVGNVLSSDVFYNADSAFNERWASMGVLAVEMETAALYSIAAHAGVEALGIFTVSDSIVTGAKTTPEERQHAFTTMMELALPLAQQ, from the coding sequence ATGAGCCAGGCCAGCACACCACATATAAACCCACAAGGAGTCCCAATAGCCGAGACCGTGCTTATGCCTGGTGATCCACTTCGAGCACAGTTCATTGCCGAGACGTATCTAGAGAATCCTGTGCAGTTCAATTCAGTGCGGAACATGTTGGGTTTTACTGGAACATATCAGGGCAACCTGGTTTCCGTGATGGGCAGCGGCATGGGTATGCCATCGATATCGATATACGCCTGGGAACTCATTCATGTTTTTGGCGCAAAGAGGCTGATTCGTGTCGGTTCGTGCGGGTCACTGCAGCAAAATCTTGACCTTTACGATGTTGTCATTGCACAGTCAGCGTCCACTGATTCCAACTTCTTACAGCAATACAAATTGCCCGGAACCTATGCCCCAACCGGTTCATGGCCGCTTATCTCCGCTGTGCTAGAGCAAGCACAGCGCCAGGGAGTCATCCCACATGTAGGAAATGTCCTGTCTAGTGATGTTTTCTATAACGCTGACTCCGCCTTCAATGAGCGCTGGGCAAGCATGGGCGTTCTTGCTGTGGAGATGGAAACTGCAGCACTCTACTCGATTGCAGCTCATGCAGGCGTTGAGGCACTGGGAATTTTTACTGTCTCTGACAGTATTGTCACCGGAGCGAAAACCACACCGGAAGAAAGGCAACATGCGTTTACAACGATGATGGAGCTCGCTCTTCCACTTGCTCAGCAGTAA